One part of the Scatophagus argus isolate fScaArg1 chromosome 12, fScaArg1.pri, whole genome shotgun sequence genome encodes these proteins:
- the LOC124067872 gene encoding cytochrome c oxidase assembly protein COX18, mitochondrial isoform X1: protein MLSVGGSLRSGVLQIPVRGICSSVFNRKSLPSAHTCLAPRSVELPAVCCHMLHVRMLSHLGTLSGVRTLSHLGTLSSIGTPSDLGIIWGVRRLSGGGGGGGGDAGAAGWYGSLLDSAPVHLCEHYLVNMQQVSGLPWWLSIVMSTLLVRTVVTLPLAAYQLVIITKVEALQAEISELAKRLRYEVSVRARERGWTEKQSRFQFQKNLRRIISELYIRDNCHPFKASVLVWVQLPLWISLSLALRNMSLDMSAQQSDLAAGGALWFPDLTVPDSTWILPVCLGLTNLIIVEVFSLQRLNPSRFQRFLTNSIRVFSVLMVPIAATVPSSMTLYWFTSSLVGFSHNLLLRSPTIHKILKLRSQRSDSPYRDLLSAFITKYCK from the exons ATGTTGAGTGTGGGCGGGTCGTTGAGGTCTGGTGTCCTGCAGATTCCTGTCCGAGGAATCTGTTCTTCTGTATTCAACAGGAAGTCACTTCCATCTGCTCACACCTGTCTTGCACCTCGGTCTGTTGAACTCCCTGCAGTCTGCTGTCACATGTTACATGTCAGGATGCTGTCACATCTGGGGACACTGTCAGGTGTGAGGACGCTGTCCCATCTGGGGACACTGTCGAGTATTGGGACACCATCAGATCTTGGGATAATCTGGGGGGTCAGGAGGCTCTCAGGAGgaggtggcggtggtggtggtgatgcaGGAGCAGCCGGCTGGTATGGCAGCCTGTTGGACTCAGCTCCGGTTCACCTGTGTGAACACTACCTTGTGAACATGCAGCAGGTGAGCGGGCTGCCATGGTGGCTGAGCATTGTCATGTCAACACTCTTGGTCAGGACGGTCGTTACTCTGCCTCTCGCCGCCTACCAGTTGGTCATCATCACAAAG GTGGAGGCACTGCAGGCGGAGATCTCAGAGCTGGCAAAGAGGCTTCGATATGAAGTTTCAGTCCGGGCGAGAGAAAGAGGctggacagagaaacagagccG GTTCCAATTTCAAAAGAATCTGCGTCGGATTATTTCTGAACTTTACATCAGAGACAACTGTCACCCCTTTAAAGCCAGTGTGCTGGTCTGGGTTCAGCTGCCCCTGTGGATCAGCTTGTCTCTGGCCCTCCGAAACATGAGTCTGGACATGTCCG CGCAGCAGTCTGATCTGGCAGCAGGTGGTGCTCTGTGGTTCCCTGACCTCACCGTACCCGACTCCACCTGGATCCTACCTGTGTGTCTTGGCCTCACCAACCTGATCATCGTAGAG gtGTTTTCTCTTCAGAGACTCAACCCTTCTCGTTTCCAGAGGTTTTTGACGAACTCCATAAGGGTCTTCTCAGTGCTGATGGTTCCCATCGCTGCTACAGTCCCCTCT TCTATGACTCTGTACTGGTTTACCTCCAGTCTGGTGGGATTCAGCCACAACCTCCTCCTCCGTTCTCCTACGATCCACAAAATCCTCAAACTCAGAAGTCAGCGATCAGACTCTCCGTACAGAGACCTGCTGTCTGCATTCATCACTAAATACTGCAAGTAA
- the LOC124067872 gene encoding cytochrome c oxidase assembly protein COX18, mitochondrial isoform X2, which translates to MLSVGGSLRSGVLQIPVRGICSSVFNRKSLPSAHTCLAPRSVELPAVCCHMLHVRMLSHLGTLSGVRTLSHLGTLSSIGTPSDLGIIWGVRRLSGGGGGGGGDAGAAGWYGSLLDSAPVHLCEHYLVNMQQVSGLPWWLSIVMSTLLVRTVVTLPLAAYQLVIITKVEALQAEISELAKRLRYEVSVRARERGWTEKQSRFQFQKNLRRIISELYIRDNCHPFKASVLVWVQLPLWISLSLALRNMSLDMSAQQSDLAAGGALWFPDLTVPDSTWILPVCLGLTNLIIVEVFSLQRLNPSRFQRFLTNSIRVFSVLMVPIAATVPSVSS; encoded by the exons ATGTTGAGTGTGGGCGGGTCGTTGAGGTCTGGTGTCCTGCAGATTCCTGTCCGAGGAATCTGTTCTTCTGTATTCAACAGGAAGTCACTTCCATCTGCTCACACCTGTCTTGCACCTCGGTCTGTTGAACTCCCTGCAGTCTGCTGTCACATGTTACATGTCAGGATGCTGTCACATCTGGGGACACTGTCAGGTGTGAGGACGCTGTCCCATCTGGGGACACTGTCGAGTATTGGGACACCATCAGATCTTGGGATAATCTGGGGGGTCAGGAGGCTCTCAGGAGgaggtggcggtggtggtggtgatgcaGGAGCAGCCGGCTGGTATGGCAGCCTGTTGGACTCAGCTCCGGTTCACCTGTGTGAACACTACCTTGTGAACATGCAGCAGGTGAGCGGGCTGCCATGGTGGCTGAGCATTGTCATGTCAACACTCTTGGTCAGGACGGTCGTTACTCTGCCTCTCGCCGCCTACCAGTTGGTCATCATCACAAAG GTGGAGGCACTGCAGGCGGAGATCTCAGAGCTGGCAAAGAGGCTTCGATATGAAGTTTCAGTCCGGGCGAGAGAAAGAGGctggacagagaaacagagccG GTTCCAATTTCAAAAGAATCTGCGTCGGATTATTTCTGAACTTTACATCAGAGACAACTGTCACCCCTTTAAAGCCAGTGTGCTGGTCTGGGTTCAGCTGCCCCTGTGGATCAGCTTGTCTCTGGCCCTCCGAAACATGAGTCTGGACATGTCCG CGCAGCAGTCTGATCTGGCAGCAGGTGGTGCTCTGTGGTTCCCTGACCTCACCGTACCCGACTCCACCTGGATCCTACCTGTGTGTCTTGGCCTCACCAACCTGATCATCGTAGAG gtGTTTTCTCTTCAGAGACTCAACCCTTCTCGTTTCCAGAGGTTTTTGACGAACTCCATAAGGGTCTTCTCAGTGCTGATGGTTCCCATCGCTGCTACAGTCCCCTCTGTGAGTTCCTAA
- the selenot2 gene encoding selenoprotein T2 — MAEYSQAGLLAALLLFTALTVRDIYLGRSSPQLGHQSADTPGPSLDTPADKDPGKSAKSSLYTGPVLKFQYCISUGYSKVFQEYSRAISQLYPDIRIEGDNYPPTPFNRFAGNLISYLKLLAILLIVSGQNPFILLGLDTPRAWTWSQDNKIFSCLMAFFLCNMMETHFLSTGAFEITLNDVPLWSKLQSGYVPNIQEIFQILDNHLKMNQVDPMSFPST; from the exons ATGGCGGAGTACAGCCAGGCAGGCCTCCTGGCAGCTCTGCTTCTCTTTACGGCGCTGACGGTCCGAGACATTTATCTCGGCAGATCGAGCCCGCAGCTCGGACACCAGTCGGCCGACACCCCTGGCCCCTCTCTGGATACTCCTGCGGACAAAGACCCCGGAAAATCCGCCAAGTCCTCCCTGTACACCGGGCCCGTGCTCAAGTTCCAGTACTG tatCTCCTGAGGTTACAGTAAAGTGTTCCAGGAGTACTCTCGCGCCATCAGCCAGCTGTACCCGGACATCCGCATTGAGGGAGACAACTATCCCCCAACCCCCTTCAATAG gtTTGCAGGTAACCTGATCTCCTACCTGAAGCTCCTTGCCATCTTGCTCATTGTCAGCGGTCAGAATCCCTTCATCCTCCTTGGACTCGACACTCCCAGGGCCTGGACATGGAGTCAGGACAACAAG ATCTTCTCCTGTCTGATGGCCTTCTTCCTCTGTAACATGATGGAGACTCACTTCTTGTCTACAGGAGCCTTTGAGATTACTCTGAATG ATGTCCCCTTATGGTCGAAGCTTCAGTCAGGTTATGTCCCCAACATCCAGGAGATCTTTCAGATCCTCGACAACCACCTGAAGATGAACCAGGTGGATCCAATGAGTTTCCCCTCCACATAG
- the LOC124067871 gene encoding uncharacterized protein LOC124067871 isoform X1, with protein sequence MNKIRKWLNKPKKDVENQQMIRPWTPEKRNRACHDVTIVMETHNTRGSDADMILTTRLSMLRELLQGDTSQEKEVSDVQRQHHCPEHLRTTTRSTWSPQTSVPLSVWRSVLKEEQVTGDQIQKEVTNTADTESCAIISLVSAGGGARDTPASSPGPPVRPFLKTRDDYSLPTSPHPGGWRRLPCSLPCSPLLGGRSWRSAPTSPSPPSRLSRLWVEAALQRSKNTRQNEPHPSPPCSPQVRQEKEEEGMRSSGETEEEWTDEGKEEDKLANTVGIRLSDTIIFRSKTSPSVCGREEDKEDEEEEEDSDLLGLDSETFRYCLLIPCICSRCPSAPPYEAEVFSAGDIQPLSWSSSGFQKHSKELTQLSRGTDIQRTDLKRMDIQRSEGGSEQSLLTDRAPQLAESSVLYPSLSLWRVTADSQTELSRKQDEELNSFNSQLVQKIVQSHFHGSNTDLQHLCETISGELQTFCSADLSFILKKVLDSTTCSRRTAHPDESCSICSDKISMQIMKLLCRNCDQVFCVRCLCHFVSLLQIHQFSQCAAV encoded by the exons GATGTAGAAAACCAGCAGATGATTCGACCTTGGACCCCAGAGAAGAGAAATCGAGCCTGTCATGATGTTACCATCGTCATGGAGACCCATAACACCAGAGGATCTGATGCAGATATGATACTGACCACCAGACTGAGCATGCTCAG GGAGCTCCTGCAGGGAGACACCTCACAGGAAAAGGAAGTCTCTGACGTCCAGCGGCAGCATCACTGTCCAGAACACctcagaacaacaacaaggtCAACCTGGAGTCCTCAAACCTCTGTTCCACTTTCTGTCTGGAGGTCAGTGTTAAAGGAAGAACAGGTCACAGGTGACCAGATACAGAAGGAggtgacaaacacagcagacacagaaagcTGTGCCATCATCAGCCTCGTTTCTGCAGGGGGCGGAGCTAGAGACACGCCAGCATCGTCTCCTGGACCTCCTGTCCGACCTTTCCTGAAGACCAGAGATGACTACTCACTCCCCACTTCTCCTCATCCAGGGGGGTGGAGGAGGCTCCCCTGCTCTCTGCCCTGCTCCCCTCTGTTGGGGGGCAGAAGCTGGAGGTCTGCTCCCacttccccctcccctccatcacGTCTTTCTCGGCTGTGGGTGGAAGCAGCTCTGCAGAGAAGCAAAAACACCCGACAGAATGAACCCCACCCATCTCCTCCATGTTCCCCACAGGTGAGacaggagaaggaagaggaggggatgAGGAGTagtggagagacagaagaggaatgGACTGATGAAGGGAAGGAAGAAGATAAACTGGCGAACACTGTTGGGATCAGGCTGTCGGACACAATCATCTTCAGATCTAAGACCTCACCCAGTGTctgtgggagggaggaggataaggaggatgaggaggaggaggaagattcAGATCTGTTGGGTTTGGACTCTGAAACTTTTAGATACTGCCTACTGATTCCCTGCATTTGTTCCAG GTGTCCCAGTGCTCCTCCATATGAAGCTGAAGTTTTCTCAGCTGGAGACATTCAACCCCTTTCTTGGTCCAGCTCTGgatttcaaaaacacagcaaggaATTGACTCAGCTGTCTCGTGGGACAGACATCCAGAGGACAGACCTCAAGAGAATGGACATCCAGAGATCAGAGGGGGGCAGTGAGCAGAGTTTACTCACAGACAGAGCTCCACAGCTGGCTGAAAGCTCTGTTCTCTATCCCAGTTTGAGTCTGTGGAGAGTCACAGCTGACAGTCAG ACTGAACTGAGCAGGAAACAGGACGAGGAACTAAACTCCTTCAACTCCCAGCTTGTCCAGAAAATCGTCCAGTCTCATTTCCATGGCAGCAACACTGACTTGCAGCATCTCTGTGAGACGATctcag GTGAGCTGCAGACTTTCTGTTCTGCGGATCTGAGCTTCATCCTGAAGAAGGTGTTGGACTCCACCACCTGCAGTAGGAGGACAG CTCATCCTGATGAATCCTGCAGCATCTGTTCAGACAAAATCAGCATGCAAATTATGAAACTTCTCTGCAGAAACTGTGACCAG GTGTTCTGCGTTCGCTGTTTGTGTCACTTCGTCTCTTTACTTCAGATTCATCAGTTCAGTCAATGTGCTGCAGTCTGA
- the LOC124067871 gene encoding uncharacterized protein LOC124067871 isoform X2 has protein sequence MIRPWTPEKRNRACHDVTIVMETHNTRGSDADMILTTRLSMLRELLQGDTSQEKEVSDVQRQHHCPEHLRTTTRSTWSPQTSVPLSVWRSVLKEEQVTGDQIQKEVTNTADTESCAIISLVSAGGGARDTPASSPGPPVRPFLKTRDDYSLPTSPHPGGWRRLPCSLPCSPLLGGRSWRSAPTSPSPPSRLSRLWVEAALQRSKNTRQNEPHPSPPCSPQVRQEKEEEGMRSSGETEEEWTDEGKEEDKLANTVGIRLSDTIIFRSKTSPSVCGREEDKEDEEEEEDSDLLGLDSETFRYCLLIPCICSRCPSAPPYEAEVFSAGDIQPLSWSSSGFQKHSKELTQLSRGTDIQRTDLKRMDIQRSEGGSEQSLLTDRAPQLAESSVLYPSLSLWRVTADSQTELSRKQDEELNSFNSQLVQKIVQSHFHGSNTDLQHLCETISGELQTFCSADLSFILKKVLDSTTCSRRTAHPDESCSICSDKISMQIMKLLCRNCDQVFCVRCLCHFVSLLQIHQFSQCAAV, from the exons ATGATTCGACCTTGGACCCCAGAGAAGAGAAATCGAGCCTGTCATGATGTTACCATCGTCATGGAGACCCATAACACCAGAGGATCTGATGCAGATATGATACTGACCACCAGACTGAGCATGCTCAG GGAGCTCCTGCAGGGAGACACCTCACAGGAAAAGGAAGTCTCTGACGTCCAGCGGCAGCATCACTGTCCAGAACACctcagaacaacaacaaggtCAACCTGGAGTCCTCAAACCTCTGTTCCACTTTCTGTCTGGAGGTCAGTGTTAAAGGAAGAACAGGTCACAGGTGACCAGATACAGAAGGAggtgacaaacacagcagacacagaaagcTGTGCCATCATCAGCCTCGTTTCTGCAGGGGGCGGAGCTAGAGACACGCCAGCATCGTCTCCTGGACCTCCTGTCCGACCTTTCCTGAAGACCAGAGATGACTACTCACTCCCCACTTCTCCTCATCCAGGGGGGTGGAGGAGGCTCCCCTGCTCTCTGCCCTGCTCCCCTCTGTTGGGGGGCAGAAGCTGGAGGTCTGCTCCCacttccccctcccctccatcacGTCTTTCTCGGCTGTGGGTGGAAGCAGCTCTGCAGAGAAGCAAAAACACCCGACAGAATGAACCCCACCCATCTCCTCCATGTTCCCCACAGGTGAGacaggagaaggaagaggaggggatgAGGAGTagtggagagacagaagaggaatgGACTGATGAAGGGAAGGAAGAAGATAAACTGGCGAACACTGTTGGGATCAGGCTGTCGGACACAATCATCTTCAGATCTAAGACCTCACCCAGTGTctgtgggagggaggaggataaggaggatgaggaggaggaggaagattcAGATCTGTTGGGTTTGGACTCTGAAACTTTTAGATACTGCCTACTGATTCCCTGCATTTGTTCCAG GTGTCCCAGTGCTCCTCCATATGAAGCTGAAGTTTTCTCAGCTGGAGACATTCAACCCCTTTCTTGGTCCAGCTCTGgatttcaaaaacacagcaaggaATTGACTCAGCTGTCTCGTGGGACAGACATCCAGAGGACAGACCTCAAGAGAATGGACATCCAGAGATCAGAGGGGGGCAGTGAGCAGAGTTTACTCACAGACAGAGCTCCACAGCTGGCTGAAAGCTCTGTTCTCTATCCCAGTTTGAGTCTGTGGAGAGTCACAGCTGACAGTCAG ACTGAACTGAGCAGGAAACAGGACGAGGAACTAAACTCCTTCAACTCCCAGCTTGTCCAGAAAATCGTCCAGTCTCATTTCCATGGCAGCAACACTGACTTGCAGCATCTCTGTGAGACGATctcag GTGAGCTGCAGACTTTCTGTTCTGCGGATCTGAGCTTCATCCTGAAGAAGGTGTTGGACTCCACCACCTGCAGTAGGAGGACAG CTCATCCTGATGAATCCTGCAGCATCTGTTCAGACAAAATCAGCATGCAAATTATGAAACTTCTCTGCAGAAACTGTGACCAG GTGTTCTGCGTTCGCTGTTTGTGTCACTTCGTCTCTTTACTTCAGATTCATCAGTTCAGTCAATGTGCTGCAGTCTGA